The proteins below come from a single Rhodohalobacter sp. SW132 genomic window:
- the fliG gene encoding flagellar motor switch protein FliG encodes MAIKTKKKSDLVDDVSKLTGAQKAAVFIITVGSKTASEMMKSLKSNEVEEIMLEVAKIQNVKTDVVDDILRQFYQMMEAKQYILEGGYDYATELLGELGGNANSEKMLRKLKAQSGTTVFDEFQDTKITQIANFIQNEHPQVAALIFSQLQMDKAAEILTHLEPEMQGEIMFRLASMDKISSEVIEEIEEVIKEHMGGMDSMGDRVKSGTATVAHILNEAEISVERAVLDSITARDNKMADEIKEQMFLFEDIIHFDDRTVQLIINEMEKADLVMGLKGVEEQLAEKFLRNMSNRAADMLKEDMEALGPVPLKDVKEAQSSIIKKIKALEESGQISTRKMEEEEIVE; translated from the coding sequence ATGGCTATAAAAACGAAAAAGAAATCGGACCTGGTTGACGATGTTAGTAAGCTAACGGGAGCACAAAAAGCTGCTGTGTTTATCATAACGGTAGGTTCAAAAACGGCCTCCGAGATGATGAAATCTCTTAAATCCAATGAGGTAGAAGAGATTATGCTGGAAGTGGCAAAAATACAGAACGTAAAAACGGATGTTGTAGACGATATTCTTCGGCAGTTTTACCAGATGATGGAGGCCAAGCAGTACATTCTCGAGGGTGGCTATGATTATGCAACAGAACTTCTTGGTGAGCTCGGCGGAAATGCGAATTCCGAAAAAATGCTGCGGAAACTGAAAGCACAATCCGGAACCACTGTATTTGATGAATTTCAGGATACAAAAATTACGCAGATTGCGAACTTTATCCAGAATGAGCATCCACAGGTTGCGGCACTGATTTTTTCGCAGCTTCAAATGGATAAAGCAGCCGAAATTCTTACCCACCTCGAACCGGAGATGCAGGGAGAGATTATGTTTCGCCTGGCATCGATGGACAAAATTTCCTCAGAGGTGATCGAAGAGATCGAAGAGGTAATCAAAGAGCATATGGGAGGAATGGATTCGATGGGCGATCGCGTAAAAAGTGGTACGGCTACCGTTGCTCATATTCTTAATGAAGCTGAAATTTCGGTTGAACGCGCCGTTCTCGACAGTATTACCGCACGAGATAATAAGATGGCAGATGAGATTAAAGAGCAAATGTTCCTTTTCGAAGATATCATTCACTTCGACGACAGAACTGTTCAGCTCATCATCAACGAAATGGAAAAAGCGGATCTTGTTATGGGTCTGAAAGGTGTGGAAGAGCAACTTGCCGAAAAGTTTCTCAGAAACATGTCGAACCGGGCAGCAGATATGCTCAAAGAAGATATGGAAGCCCTTGGTCCTGTGCCGCTTAAAGATGTGAAGGAGGCCCAGTCTAGCATTATTAAGAAGATCAAGGCCCTTGAAGAGAGCGGACAGATCAGTACACGTAAGATGGAAGAAGAAGAGATTGTTGAGTAA
- the fliF gene encoding flagellar basal-body MS-ring/collar protein FliF produces the protein MNKFTDSFQQFFGPLNPAQRTLFVGMVVAIFVFLGALFYWALKPDYALLFGSLQPEAAQEVVAQLEEQGVNYRVENDGRSIYVPNAQVHEMRMKLATVSSSRSDVQGYELFDANSLGMTDFMQQVNKKRALEGELARSINSLDQVEFSRVHLVLPERTPFQQSSVSASASVIITLKQGQKLSGDQVTGITSLIAGSVEMLDSESVTILDQAGNRLTENADNQGDFASGNLQMQLRKTTETYLTERGQSMLDRVLGNGNSILRVSAEHDFDRLVRESDLIDPDSRLIISEDRRTEANNEENLQLVPIDEFTPVAQRGESVVTSQRNQETTSQTRNYEVNKTREIFEKTQGEIKRLSASVLLNYKMGTEVNDAGEEVLVAQPYAQEEIEEFREVVRLALGMSPARGDELTITQIQFHDPTATDNYGYFTDQPTPWGDIFRWVLILATFLTIVALIMNIRKRMGEDEDTGVAVSLPAPKEKTDIEQLDLTDEEKLSLEGMSDVEIEDFVDKKLTAKSRKQLEQKAYVMEEIKDFVELKPAEAAHVIRAMMTLEDEA, from the coding sequence ATGAACAAGTTTACAGATAGTTTCCAGCAATTTTTTGGCCCCCTGAATCCGGCACAGCGCACCCTTTTTGTAGGGATGGTTGTGGCTATTTTTGTGTTTCTCGGTGCTCTTTTTTACTGGGCGTTAAAACCCGATTACGCTCTTCTTTTTGGTTCTCTTCAGCCCGAAGCCGCCCAGGAAGTTGTGGCTCAGCTGGAAGAACAAGGCGTTAATTACCGGGTGGAAAACGACGGAAGATCCATTTATGTGCCGAATGCCCAGGTTCACGAAATGAGGATGAAACTGGCAACGGTCAGCTCCTCCCGGTCAGATGTTCAGGGATATGAACTTTTTGATGCCAACTCCCTGGGGATGACCGACTTCATGCAGCAGGTGAATAAAAAACGTGCTCTTGAAGGCGAACTGGCTCGATCAATTAACAGCCTCGACCAGGTTGAGTTTTCCCGCGTCCATCTTGTGCTGCCGGAGCGAACACCCTTTCAGCAGTCATCCGTGAGCGCAAGCGCGTCGGTAATCATTACACTCAAACAAGGGCAAAAACTTTCAGGTGACCAGGTGACTGGTATTACTTCACTGATAGCAGGAAGTGTGGAGATGCTCGACAGCGAATCAGTAACCATATTAGACCAGGCTGGAAACCGGCTCACGGAAAATGCCGATAACCAGGGGGACTTTGCATCCGGTAATTTGCAGATGCAGCTTCGGAAAACTACCGAAACGTACCTGACCGAGCGCGGTCAAAGCATGCTGGATCGTGTGCTTGGAAACGGAAACAGTATTCTGCGGGTATCGGCCGAGCACGATTTTGACCGGCTGGTACGCGAATCGGACCTGATCGACCCGGACAGCCGGTTGATTATTTCTGAAGACCGCCGAACCGAGGCCAATAACGAAGAGAACCTACAGCTTGTGCCGATCGACGAGTTTACCCCGGTCGCACAGAGAGGTGAATCGGTAGTCACATCCCAAAGGAATCAGGAAACCACGTCGCAGACACGAAATTATGAAGTAAACAAAACCCGCGAAATTTTTGAGAAAACACAGGGTGAAATCAAGCGGCTTTCTGCATCCGTTTTACTGAATTACAAAATGGGTACAGAGGTAAACGATGCCGGAGAGGAGGTGCTGGTAGCGCAGCCTTATGCACAGGAAGAAATTGAAGAGTTTCGCGAAGTTGTTCGTCTGGCACTGGGAATGTCACCCGCCCGGGGTGATGAACTTACTATCACACAAATACAATTTCACGATCCTACGGCAACAGACAACTACGGATACTTTACCGATCAGCCCACGCCATGGGGTGATATTTTCCGATGGGTACTGATCCTTGCAACCTTCCTGACAATTGTTGCGCTGATTATGAATATCAGGAAACGGATGGGCGAGGATGAAGATACGGGAGTTGCTGTAAGTCTTCCTGCTCCAAAAGAGAAGACGGATATTGAACAACTGGATCTTACAGATGAGGAGAAGCTGAGCCTCGAAGGAATGAGTGACGTTGAGATCGAAGACTTTGTGGATAAGAAACTCACAGCAAAATCACGGAAACAGCTTGAACAGAAAGCCTATGTGATGGAAGAAATCAAAGATTTTGTTGAACTGAAACCTGCTGAAGCAGCACATGTAATCCGCGCAATGATGACTTTGGAGGATGAAGCGTAA
- the fliE gene encoding flagellar hook-basal body complex protein FliE: protein MDSFDIQGIRPFREIEISPERGSSVRPQQGGESFSDMLIRAVGSVDETMKESDQNVQDFVAGKTDNVHDVMISMQRAQLSFQMMVEVRNKAIEAYHEISRMQI, encoded by the coding sequence ATGGACTCATTTGATATACAGGGAATACGACCGTTCCGAGAGATCGAGATCTCCCCGGAGAGAGGCAGCAGTGTGCGGCCTCAGCAAGGCGGTGAATCTTTTTCGGATATGCTGATCCGCGCCGTTGGCAGCGTGGATGAAACCATGAAAGAATCCGATCAGAACGTTCAGGATTTTGTAGCCGGTAAAACCGATAACGTGCACGATGTGATGATTTCCATGCAGCGTGCCCAACTCAGTTTTCAGATGATGGTTGAAGTTCGCAATAAGGCGATCGAAGCTTATCATGAAATCAGCCGGATGCAAATTTAA
- a CDS encoding flagellar basal body rod protein FlgC — translation MLPDRIFSTFQTAGKGLAVQREKIATASRNIANAGVSAPKGSDQIYRPQTVQSRPVPQDNFKNLLLDSISTLKRTDSKHFSQAGPIQSAQKTAGLGPEFEVTEQDSFRYEFDPNHPDADENGMVRYPDVDLVREMTQLVSANRLYEANLSAVEAEKEIIKRSLEI, via the coding sequence ATGCTACCTGACAGAATTTTTTCAACATTTCAAACGGCAGGAAAAGGTCTTGCCGTGCAGCGGGAAAAAATTGCCACGGCTTCCAGAAATATTGCCAACGCCGGGGTATCTGCTCCGAAAGGATCAGATCAAATATACCGTCCGCAAACGGTCCAGTCCCGCCCGGTTCCCCAGGATAATTTCAAAAACCTGCTTCTCGACAGCATTTCCACGCTTAAGCGAACCGATTCTAAACATTTCAGCCAGGCAGGACCGATTCAGTCCGCTCAGAAAACCGCCGGGCTTGGTCCCGAATTTGAGGTTACCGAGCAGGATTCATTCCGGTATGAGTTTGATCCAAATCATCCTGATGCAGATGAGAACGGTATGGTACGCTACCCTGATGTGGACTTGGTTCGCGAGATGACTCAGCTTGTGAGTGCAAACAGGCTGTATGAAGCTAACCTGAGTGCAGTAGAAGCTGAGAAAGAGATCATTAAACGTTCACTCGAAATATAA
- a CDS encoding flagellar basal body protein produces the protein MKLIDSNHTQLLARAMDTYTLRQRVTAGNIANADTPGFNKHRVDFEEELQRVQNSSGARGMKEVTPSIVETDQPIELEDELLEMADTQVRVNLVTRSLRHHFEMLKNGITGINR, from the coding sequence ATGAAATTAATTGACAGCAACCACACTCAGCTGCTCGCACGTGCCATGGATACCTACACGCTTCGGCAGCGCGTGACGGCGGGAAATATCGCAAATGCCGATACACCGGGCTTTAATAAGCACCGCGTTGATTTTGAGGAAGAACTGCAGCGTGTTCAAAACAGCTCCGGCGCACGCGGCATGAAAGAGGTTACGCCCAGTATCGTCGAGACCGATCAGCCGATTGAACTGGAAGATGAGCTTCTTGAAATGGCAGACACACAGGTTCGGGTAAATCTTGTCACCCGGTCACTCCGCCACCATTTTGAGATGCTTAAGAACGGCATCACAGGCATTAACCGATAA
- a CDS encoding HAMP domain-containing sensor histidine kinase: MNSLRTLISGSADPVFLLNPDDQTIVAANDTAISACGDVDLVGKKLDQVVHFETLSDQPNDEIAYFNNQWLVPHSRRIKLNHKTYNKLDLAPSSSIPDDNTLFTIRKMIAVLLHRLRSPMTGMQGYLEMIQDVKHDNDKRKLAKVGEGLDYLFEIMDELELLHHAEAYLEDEPNATASDAETVIRQMLIEYPVELRNRVKIETHTNQQFEFNSAELKQIVTLLLNNSAEHQSGINKPVKIDIHSGRKITVTNFGTPIPDEVVDNLYFPFVTTKANNLGIGLSLAQLIAGRRGATIVLTENSPVLGISFSLICKPQEISS; this comes from the coding sequence ATGAACTCCCTGAGAACCCTAATATCCGGATCAGCAGATCCTGTTTTCCTGCTCAATCCGGATGATCAAACTATCGTTGCGGCAAATGATACTGCAATATCAGCCTGCGGTGATGTTGATCTCGTTGGGAAAAAGCTGGATCAGGTGGTTCATTTTGAAACTTTATCAGACCAGCCCAATGACGAAATTGCCTATTTTAATAATCAGTGGCTGGTTCCACACTCTCGCAGAATAAAATTGAATCACAAAACGTATAATAAATTGGATTTAGCCCCATCATCATCCATTCCGGATGATAACACGCTCTTTACAATCCGTAAAATGATCGCTGTTCTGCTCCACAGACTGCGTTCGCCCATGACAGGCATGCAGGGATATCTCGAGATGATCCAGGATGTAAAACACGACAATGATAAACGAAAGCTCGCAAAAGTTGGCGAAGGCCTCGATTATCTCTTTGAAATTATGGATGAACTTGAACTCCTTCATCACGCTGAAGCTTACCTGGAGGATGAGCCCAATGCAACGGCTTCCGACGCTGAAACCGTAATCCGCCAAATGCTGATCGAGTACCCGGTGGAGCTGCGGAACCGTGTAAAAATTGAAACACACACGAACCAGCAATTTGAATTTAACAGTGCCGAGCTCAAACAGATTGTTACATTACTGCTGAATAACAGTGCCGAACACCAAAGCGGAATAAATAAGCCGGTGAAAATAGACATTCACTCCGGGCGAAAAATCACAGTCACAAATTTTGGCACTCCCATACCAGATGAAGTGGTGGATAATCTCTATTTCCCGTTTGTAACCACAAAAGCAAACAACCTGGGCATCGGCCTGAGCCTGGCCCAGTTAATTGCTGGCAGACGGGGAGCCACTATCGTTCTTACCGAAAACAGCCCTGTTCTCGGTATTTCCTTCTCACTGATTTGTAAGCCACAGGAAATATCATCCTGA